The nucleotide sequence ACTCTTTGGATTATTTATTTAGAAGCATGTTATTTAATatccaaggctgtatattgtcaccctgcttatttaacttatatgcagagtatatcatgagaaacgctggactggaagaaacacaagctggaatcaagattgccgggagaaatatcaataacctcagatatgcagatgacaccacccttatggcagaaagtgaagaggaactcaaaagcctcttgatgaaagtcaaagtggagagtgaaaaagttggcttaaatctcaacattcagaaaacgaagatcatggcatccggtcccatcacttcatgggaaatatatggggaaacagtggaaacagtgttattttggggggctccaaaatcactgcagatggcgactgcagccatgaaattaagacgcttactccttggaaggaaagttatgaccaacctagatagcatattcaaaagcagagacattactttgccaacaaaggttcgtctagtcaaggctatggtttttcctgtggtcatgtatggatgtaagagttggactgtgaagaaggctgagcaccaaagaattgatgcttttgaactgtgatgttggagaagactcttgagagtcccttggactgcaaggagatccaaccagtccattctgaaggaggtcagccctgggatttctttggaaggaatgatgctatagctgaaactccagtactttggccacctcatgcagagagttgactcattggaaaagactctgatgctgggagggattgggggcaggaggagaaggggacaacagaggatgagatggctggatggcatcactgactcgatggacgttgagtctgagtgacctctgggagttggtgatggacagggaggcctggtgtgctgcgattcatggggtcgcaaagagtcggacacgactgagtgactgaactgaactgaactgaactgggatttTTCTTGGTATCTAGTTTTTATAGATTTCTAACTCTACAATGGTCAGGAAAAACAGTGTATGATTTGATTGCTCTTTTATTTAAGACTTATTTTATGACCTAGTGTATATCGTCGTAAAGTTACCATGTGCACTTGAAATCAATGTATATTCGCACTTTTTGGGGTAGTGCTCCACTACTAGACTAATTAGGGTAGAGTAGTTGACAAAGTTGTTcagatcttctatttctttgttgattttcttttttgtctaaTGCTGTTGAGTTGTGGAATGAagacttaaaatcttctgcttgtTCGTAGAATTGTTTGTaattttttcccctgtattttGAAGCTGTTACTAGGTGCACAGAAATTTGTGATTGAGATACCTTCCTGGTAAAGGTATTATGATTGATATactttttatcattatttaaatACCCTCTTTGTATCTCCAGTAATTCCTATGTTAAAGTCTACGTTATCTACTATTATCTGGTATCAACAAACCCTGGTATCAAATTTTGACATCTTTTCATTGCTTTCATTTCCATCTATTTACTTGCAACctatgtctttatatttaaagtgtatttaTGCAATCAGTATATAGCTaaatctttgtatttttcaaTCACTTTGacatttgctttttaaacttaaaaattatatttagatgTAGTGAAATTACAGATGTGATTATACTTACTTCTcctgctttgtttgtttttctggactgcttttaatgttcttttctctgttcttcctttcttgcctccttttgGGTTTTGGGTGGATTGTATATTTATCTTCAGAGAAATGGCATTCATGCTATTCTAATACACAATTGGTTTTTCAGCTATATAGTGAAAAACTATatagtagtttttatttttttagtcatcacgtagtcttttattttttagtggtCGCATAGTCTACTAaaccacttcatgacaaatacagGAATGTTGCTATAGTATAGTTCTAATTCACCTCTTCCATGGTAAAAGGCTGTATTAAGCTTGTATGATATTTGGCATTTCTATATCTATGTCTATAAATTCACAATTCAAGAAATTGAAACTTTAAGTACTTGAGTGTGGATATaaaaatatgtgtgcatgtgtgctaagtcgcttcacttgtgcagactctttgtgacctcatggattgtaactcaccaagatcctctgtccatgggattctcctggcaagaatactagactgggttgctgtaccctcctcccaggggatcttcccaactcagggatcgaacccacatctcttgcatttcctgcattggcaggcgggttctttaccactaatgtcacctgggaagtcccgaatataaaaattttttctcaCCTAAATAACAAGGATATAATATTTGAATGTGGGGTCCACAATGCTCATGGTgtgcttttctgtataaataaatatatatgtatcagagTGATGGGCACctgagatatacatatatacatacaaatatacacagatatatatatatatatacacacacacacacacaaatacatatacagatatatacgcaaatacatataagtatatatatatatatatatatatacacacacacaaatatatatgttttctagCCCTAGGTTTTCCACATATGTGATGATACCATTATGGGTTTTTGTCCATGTCAAAACAAAATACTGGACCCTGTTAATATCAGTACTCATTGCAGAAAATACTTGACTACAGGATATGCTGGTCATGAAGCAGAGTAAAAACTTTTTCAAAGCCCAGAGGTCTCAGAAACACTTCCTCTCTTGGCCTAACAATGAAGCACAAGGCTACCAGAGGAACACATGTGAGCAGCTGAGAGAGCAGAGTTCAGAGAGGGGTTAGATCTCTCAGTGCTATGAACTTCAGTACCTAAGAAAGCGTAGTAAGTTTTAAAACTATATAGGTTTCTAACCCCTAAACATCCAAATATTCTTATTCAGTGGGTAGAGGTCAGGAATTCATGTTTTTAACAGTTTTCATACACTGCACTGCAGGTAGTCCATACATACAGTAGGTTCATATGTGCATTCTGCCttaatttaaagaattttaaaattctggaagATTGGGGTTTTAAAGAATTGTTCATCTTTAGCCCGGTGCCTTAAGAGTCCTATAGTGAACATCCAAAGGAATGCTGTCTTTACACTGCCATTCTttactcccccctcccccttcacaacacctttttatttataaaacatgttTTGTCCGAATTCTTCACTATGACTggccatcttgggtgaccctgcaAAGCAAGGCTCATAGTTCCATTGAGTTATGTAGGCCCCTTCCTAAAGACATGCCTGTGATCCATGAAGGTTTTTTATTTGCACATAGTATTTTATTAACTATAGttactttgttttcttgtttgttcccTTCCCTACTCTGTAAATTCCCTTACCACACGTCTGGCTCATTCACAGCACCTAGTAAAATAAAGTATTATACACAGTAGATGCTTGATAACTAATTGTTGAAAAGATTGACTCACTCTAAAAACATAAAATCACACCTTGACAAGCTCACCACCTACCACCAACCATCAATAGTCTCAGCAAAAGCCATAGTCAAGATTACATACATACATTGTACCACGTTCCCACTGGCAAAACCCAGAGAATGAAGGCTTCCATTCCAAGGGAACTCCAAAGACGAATACAGAGGAAAGCGAGCTTTTGGGGGTATGAGGACTGTTGAGTGAGACTGGTCATAAAACACTATATTACTTATAAGGTTCATGATGACCAATACAATTAAATACATACAAAGGAATAGGCAGTCAGGAGATAACCGTCCAAGACGAAACACATCAGAGCCAATCCCCTGTCCTACGGACCTGCTCTGCAAAGGTAACTCTCCAAGGGAGCAGCCCGGGATGAAGAACCGGACCAGGAGTAAGCCCTGCCCACACCGCCAAGGGGCCACGCAGCCCCGCCCACGCCATGCACGCCCCGCCCAGGCAGCGCAGGCGTCCAAGAGACGAACGCCACGCCCGCGTCCCGCTCACGCAGCGGAAGGTACAAGCCACGCAGCCCACCCACACAGCGGAAGAGCTCTTGCCACCTTGCCACGCAGCACCGCCCACACCATGCACGCCCCGCCCAGGCAGCGGAGGGGCCCACGCGACAAACGCAACTCCCCATTCCCCACGCAGGCCGCGAAAGGCCTAAGCCAAGTTCTGTGCCGCAGCTGTGCAATCGGTGCGCTTGTTTCCGGAAGTGTAGTCCAGACGAACATCGGACTACGTCTGCGCGCTGACGTATTCCCAAAAGCCCAATGAACGGAGGGGTGGGCTGCTGGTATTTGGGCGTGGTTTCCGGTTCCTGTGGGCGTCTGTGTCGGCTCTTGTGCTACGTGTCTTTGGCTGTTGAGCAGACGTGGAGCAGGTGAGGTTTCGTGTGGCTGGAGCTCGAAGCTACCCTTTGGGCACTAGCGAAGGCAGAGGGCGTGAGGGAGCCCTCCGGCCGCCTGCTGCCTGTCCGCAAGGCGTCGGGGAAAGCTGACTCAGAGCCGCGAGTCTGACGGAGAAGGGCTTCCAGGGCCTCGATCCCTCCGGCCGACTCTTGGCCCGGGCCTAAGCTTTGAGGTCGCCCGTCCTTGGCTACCTCTGTGGGAACGTTTCCACTCGGTTCTGTAGTCAGAGAGGGTCCCTTCGGGGTCGGCTCTGGGGCCGTGGAATGTGTCTTCGAGAGCTCAGTCTTGTGCTGTGACGTGGGAGAGTGAATCTAGAATCTGAATCAGTTCAGGAGGGGTTATTGGATCCCCTTCCCTGACATTCAGTGCAGTGTTTCGGGTGTTAACGCTTTTTTTGTCTAGGAAAAAAAGGTGCTTCGCTTTCATCAAGATGTCTATAAATTTTAACCTCACTGGAGTTGAAGAACAGTTAAATGAAAACATTCTGGGCCTGGCATACCTGGCCTAGAATGTTTATAGAATTCCTGACATACTTTGAGTGTTTCATATATCTTGTTTTAGCAACCCACCCTGGGTAAGAAAACTAGGGCCTAGAGAGGCTACATTTCATAGAAAGGGATTTGTAGAACCACCACCTCCTCTTATGAATGGCCTTAATTCAACTGTCCCTGCCCACTGTTGTGCTAGAAATAAGTGAAGTACAAGTAAGGAGCTGGTTTCATTAGCTGTTACATTAAATACCAGTGACTGTTAAGGATTGGATGACATTCCAGTTGTGTGATAGATTCCGCAGAAGAACCTGTTGATAAAATGTGTAGCCGTTTTCCTTAAAAAGTGTGTCCAAAGCCAAAGATTTAGAATTTAGCCAAATAGCTTCTGAAAATCTGAATCTTGGTTTACCCAGattttgtggttttaaaaattgtatagatAGAGAACAATCAGATTGAAGTCCACATTTGCCTCTACTCTAGGCTCCTGAAGCATCCCAATCGGCACTCACCGCGCCAGACACTGGTGTCCCGGgagtttaaagtaaaatataggaAAATGCTTGGTTGCATCTCAACACTGTTGATTCCTTAACAGGAACAGTGAGAGGACTGCAGGGTGTGTAAGGAGTGGATGTATTGTCCGGTGCTTAGCCTTTAGTAGTGAGTGCCCTTTTATGTTAAGAGCATGCACCTTGATCATTGAGAACAGGGGCAAGACCTGTGTTTTTTTACTGCCTTTGTTTTGGAGATTACAAAAAATAGTGTTGATTTACTCTTGgagtctaatttctttttttttttaatgagatgaaATCCACCCACTCATATCAGGatgatctcatttacattttgatATGAGTCGGCAAGTCCTTGAAGCTATAGTAAGTAACACCAGTGatcatcttttttttcatttttggtttttaaacaGACATCATGGATCAGGTAATGCAGTTCGTTGAGCCAAGTCGGCAGTTTGTGAAAGACTCAATTCGGCTGGTTAAAAGATGCACCAAACCTGATAGAAAAGGTAATTGCTTTggaatgagaggaaaaaaattaattttttgcaTTCTCTAAGCCCTTTATTAATGTCTTCCTGTTTAATAATTGTTGTacttctttcatcactttaattgatttatttttgctttattgttttttgGAATTGTCAGTTTTTGCTACATTTTGTGTACTTTGTGCATCCcttacagatttttcttttttatgtgttttccAGACTTATAAGGTTATTTGTTACAGCCTTATTTTCCATGTTGCCTTTGCCTTGGTCATATGTAATGACTTCTCAGTATCTTTCACATTTCCACTCTGAAAAATCTTTTGAAACTCTTCATGCTATGTCACTCTTCCCCTAAACCTCTCCCAGACAAAAAAGGCCTTATAATGAAATCAACAGCATAGTTGGTACCAACCTAGGAAGTTTCTTATTTATCATAATTGATGTGTTAAAAgatgcactcagttcagttcagtcgctcagtcgtgtccaaatctttgcaacccggtgaatcgcagcatgccgggcctccccgTCCAAAGATGCGCTAGAATTTGTCTGTCTCTGCTCTTTTTTTGACTGCTGCCTGAGTTAGGACTGGGAATATAATAGACAATGTAATATTACATATTATACTACATATATagcataatatataaaattatgtactAGGGAATGGTCCTTGCTCTTGTGGAGCTTAGAATCTTTGAGGGAAGACAATCATAAACAAATAATGACAATTATAATTTTTAGTTACTGCTGTGGTACGTGTTATGTAAGGTAGATAGAGGAAGGTGTACCAGCATGTTTTAGGAGGACTAACCAATCTAACCAAGCAGGGAGAGCTTCCCTGAGAAAGTAGTGTTAAATGGAAACATTACAGGGTCTGAACCTTTACATAAAACTGTGTTTGACCCTATTCAGTTTTTCAAGCCTTGTTTTTTGGCTTCATGATAATATCAAAGACAGTGGGgctattatttataaaaaattacaTTCTGTGATTTTATAGTTGATGTTTTTATCAATGTTACAAAAGTTtttaagacaaatactgtgtattcATGTTTCCTTTTTGGTATTCTGGTCATTTGCTAGGAAGATAAATATTTCTCTGTTTATTGATGGATTCACTAGCATGAACATgcacttcatttttatatttccttaaatattaggaaaattaaaaatctgtcgtattttatttactattaatacatcatgtttttaaaaaaaaatgctttcttatTATCAGGAGAAGTGTATACCAGTAAGTTTATTTATGTCAGTGCtaatttttccccctttatttgtGGTGACAGTGCAAAAAGTAATGTAAATTTTGTGTTTCTAAATCCAGAATTCCAGAAGATTGCCATGGCAACAGCAATAGGATTCGCTATAATGGGATTCATTGGCTTTTTTGTGAAATTGATCCATATTCCTATTAATAACATCATTGTGTAAGTAAACTTTTTGAAACAGACACTATCAAggataaaatgaaaatgcagaccATTTGAGTTGACAGTCTGCTATTTGGTTAATATATAGATaatgtttctttgatttttttaatgttgatagAATCTACTGCTATTTACTGAGTACCAGATAATTCAAAGTAActttatatttacataatttttaaagctaCTATGTGAGATACACAGtcattttttaataagtaaaattttaaaggatTGAAGAAGCTAGTTAAATGTACTCAGTATGAGATAAAACAGGTATTCAGTGATAGAACCAGTATTCAAATCCAGGTTCTCTTTGTGCAGTACATGAACTTGTCAGCATTAAGGTGCAGAGGAAATATTCCCCATCTGAGGATCACTATAGTAGTAGAGTTCAAACCTAAACCAGGTTACCTATATTCAGATTTTTCTTAGTACTTAATAGCTGTCATAACTTTGGACAACTTAGCTCCTTTGTGTCCCGTGTATTCAATAGGGATAATAGTTCCTGACTAGGGCTATAGAAAAGATAAGTGACTTAAGTCATGTAAAACCTAAAAAACAATTTTCAAACCTAAATGGAAGTTGTGGTTAATGTAATGAGACACTGATACTAATACACTTAAGTATATTAGGAGGAGAAAAGGCTGGAAAACACTGGAattgctttattcttttctaaatgcttttgctttttagattcaTTAAGCACTCATGAGTTGGGACAGCTTGGGGCAGTGTGCAGTTAGAGCAGGCAGCTTTAGGCAGTTTTGTTGGTGTAAAGACTTAGTACCTGTTGTAGTACTTATTTGCTCTGTGATTTTGTATTTGCTTGGTCTCTGAGCCTTACCTGTCATTTAGATATCTAATCATGAGATAAGCCTTTTAGGCTTATTTTATAAGGTGGAGATGCTTTGTAAACTATAAATCTCTTAAGTACTGGATATTTTACTATGGATGCTTGTGGAAGTTGTCTTTTAAATGACATGTGACTGAATGAGCATGGTCAGGTGGATTTCTTAAGTAGGTTTTCATAGCTGTTATGCAGACTTGCTACAAAggatcacagagagttagacCTGGAAAGGACCAAGTATCTCAGAGCTCCTCCATCAGTTCAGAAATCTCTGCTATATTCCTAGTGAGGAAAGCCATTTTTGGAATTTTGGAATCATGGAGCAAATCCTCAAGTAGAATTAGGAAAGCTGAGCCTCAGTGTCTTTGGTCTACAGCCGCTACCTAATCAGTAAATAGAGTGGGTAGAGTGGAGTCTGTGATGTCAGCTCAGTGCTTCTGCTATGCAGCTTCCTAGTCCATTGTCAGACAGGTGTAACTTACAGAATTATTTCTTAATTGATAATGTAATACTAATATATGACTGTATATTcatgcatatgtgtatacatacgtCTATATtgtagatatgtgtatatatatgtactacagaACCTAGTACAGTATTCTCTTGTGCATACTGAAAGCACTTGAGTAAGTGTCGAATTAAGTGAACGATGTAAGGTTCTTAACCTTTTTCTAATGATCACAATGGTAGTAATAATTGTTAACATTTATTATGCACTTGGTGTGTGCTGAGGACACACAGCTTGGTGTGAGTTGACCTTTTTAACTCTCGTGACAGTTGTGTGAGATTAGCAGtgttattgtgcccattttataggtgaagaaactgaggcatagagagtaAGTACATTGCATGCCTGTAAGTGGTAGAGCAGCATGTGAAATCCAGTTTCCAGAGCCTCAGTTCTTAGCCACTGTGCAGGCCATTACTCATTCTGAGTCACAGGCCTCGCTTCAGGCTCCAGTTTGCATTTCATTAGCCCTCTTAAAAATCCAGTACCTAGACTCCATTGCCTATTGTGGATATTTTCTTGCTAAGACTCAAGTCTTCAGACAGTTTCTCACAAATAACTACTAAATAAATTTCCTTTATCTTGGGTTTACTTGGTGTGGTTTGTTTTTAGCCTAAGAATGGAACATTACCCTTGTTAAATTACTTTTTGCTAGATTTCCCTTATAGAAGACTTCTGAATTTTGAATCTCTTCAGCATTGTTATTTATCTTAGTTTTATGTTAgaacatcttttatttcattatatgagTTGTGGTCTAACGTACCTTTTAGGATGAGGCACTCTCAGTACACCTTTTTGACACTGAGATGTTCCCAACAGGTCTTTGAAACCAGtgttaaaaattttctttctcttaattctAATTTCTACAGCAGGCACAGTATATCTTTTGCAAATCTTACTGCTTAGAGATAGTTGAGCTCTGACTTTTaggaagctgctgctaagtcacttcagtcatgtctgactctgtgcgaccccatagatggcagcccacaaggctcccccgtctctgggattctccaggcaagaacactgcagtgggttgccatttccttctccaatgcatgaaagtgagaagtgaaagtgaagttgctcagtcgtgtccgactcttagcgaccccatggactgcagcccaccaggctcctccgtccatgggattttccaggcaagagtactggagtgggttgccattgccttctccgtttaggAAGCTAGTTGCTTAGAAAACTATTCTTCTAGTAACaaaaatgtatcaaaataaagagttaaaagTTTATATCTCTAGATAGTTTTTACATTAAAGTGAGGGCCAAAAGAACATTTTGTGAAAAAAGCTATCAGAAAACTTACTCTTTTCATGATATGCCATGACAActgtaaaactgaaagaaatcttttttccTGTTGAAAGAGCATATAAATCACTGTTAAAATCATTTTGAGATGATAGCAAGTGAAGAATAAACAAACTACTCTCTCATTAGGCTGAGTTATCACTCTGTtttccttatgattttttttcctcttctgtacaATTATAGCAGTCAGAATTAATATCCACAGGGTTATAAGTTAAAGGATTTATGTAGTTGTGGGCATTTTAATTTAAGCAATACAGTGTAATGAAGTAAGCCCTTAGTACTTTATGTTAAAGTTTAGATGCTGGGCTCTTGTTTTTAGGAGTATTTTTGGGTTGGCCAAAttgtttgttcaggtttttcagtaagatgttacagaaaatccCAAGTGAACTTTCATCTAGTACTGGAATTATCTTCTTTCCTTAACATTACAGTTTTAAAACATGTATCTGAGTATATTATTTTAATGTTCTTGCTGTTGAAACTTAGACGTTCTTCTATAGGGAAGGCAATTTTTGTTATTAATCCAGGTTTCTGAGTGGTTTGGGTAAGATACAGTGGTTGAGAACCAGTTTGTACATCAAATTGAAAAAGTTCTCAACTAACAGTCCTGTTATATAATTCATATTTTTCATCTTGTTATGAAAGACATTATGCTATGCTGTTAAGCATGTTTTTCAAATGAGGATTCTGAGTTTTAACAGATGAAGCCTGTTCCAACAGCCACATTATCTGTAAGGGCCTTTTCAGTTCCAAGATTTTAAAGttcagtttcttctcttttgtgCTGTTTTGGAGTAATATAGATGTGGTTCTCAAATAACTGGTTCTGGTTCCATAAAATTAGAGCATATTGaatttcaaatttattattattaaaatctttAATACTCAAAATTgaccatctttctttcttttacagtGGTGGCTGAATacctttttagaaaagaagttttCATCTTGGGGATTGGTGAACAAGTGAGGATTTGAGAAGCTGATGGAGCAGAAATTTGTCTatgtgttttatgtttttctttcatttttttcttccaagatgttttctatttgtaaattaaaataattttaaaatagacgTCTTCTCTTTTTTCCATCAGAGATACTTATCAGATTTTAGTGGTAAGAAATAATGGGTtctatttccttcttccctcttttccttccttcactcCTTCATATTTCAGTTtacaggaaaaattaaaaggcacAGTGGAATATTGCCCTTTCTGAGTTTTCCTGTCTCAGTCTGATCATGCAAATAAAGGATGGTAATGACGGAGAGAGTTTGAAGGTAGGGTAGGAGTTTCGTCTCGAGCACTCACAGTGTACAGAAGTAGTCAGCGCCCCTCTGAAAGTTTCCGTGCCACTTGAAATAGCTTCCTGAAGATCGTGGTTAAAAGCTTCAAGAGCTCCTCTTCAGATAAACCATAATTAGTCACACTGTCCTAAACATTGGAgttctgaatattttaaagaatttactgATAATTGAATATGAGATGAAAAGGGGTCTTGTCTTCTTTCccctttaaaaaatagtaatgtaAAATTGAGACAGTTTATTCTCAATTTTCTGTGTAAAACTATTATTGATTTGTTCATTCAGGGTTTAATTATTGAACCTTTATTTCCtgagttgtgatttttttcttttttaaaaaattgttcagcGGCACATGTTTGGTAAGTGTCCTCTGAGTCTTTGTGAATAAGGTAGACAGGTGTCTTGACTGGTACTACTGGGCAGGGTTCCTTGGTTTTGAGATCCATGGTTCAGAGAATGAGATACACTTCCATAGTTTCAGAACAGATTTTCTGCctatttttgaaatattgtttACTCTTGAATGAATTGCTATCTTTGAGGAAATAAAGCCTTGGCCACCTCTGCTTTTCAGGAGACCATGTAGCCATGTTTGATAGTTGGCTAGTTAGCTAGCTCCTTACAGGCCAGAAGTGTGTATAcactgtgtgta is from Bos taurus isolate L1 Dominette 01449 registration number 42190680 breed Hereford chromosome 22, ARS-UCD2.0, whole genome shotgun sequence and encodes:
- the SEC61G gene encoding protein transport protein Sec61 subunit gamma; this translates as MDQVMQFVEPSRQFVKDSIRLVKRCTKPDRKEFQKIAMATAIGFAIMGFIGFFVKLIHIPINNIIVGG